From Pirellulales bacterium, a single genomic window includes:
- the glnA gene encoding type I glutamate--ammonia ligase — translation MKPKEVLALCREKDVKAVDLRFMDFPGIWQHFTIPVNKLDEDVFEDGLGFDGSSIRGWQAINESDMILVPQPETAVLDPFTTLPTISMICNIQDPITREDYSRDPRNVARKAVNYLKSTGIADTCYIGPEAEFFVFDDVRFDARANEAYYHLDSIEGEWNRGRVENPNLGYKLRHKEGYFPVPPADQLMNVRNEMMQTMIDCGMDVEAQHHEVATAGQCEIDLRFQSLVRMADQMCLYKYIIKNVAKKYNKTVTFMPKPLFGDNGSGMHTHISLWKGSEPLFAGSGYAGLSEMALYAIGGLLKHAPAILAFSNPTTNSYKRLVPGYEAPVNLAYSQRNRSASCRIPMYSASPKAKRVEFRCPDPSCNPYLAFSAMLMAVIDGIQNKIAPGQPLDKDIYDLSPEELAEVPKTPGSLDEALAALKADHEYLLRGDVFTEDVISTWINYKTEKEVDAMRLRPHPYEFCLYYDI, via the coding sequence ATGAAGCCCAAAGAAGTTCTGGCGTTGTGTCGCGAGAAGGACGTCAAGGCAGTCGACCTGCGGTTCATGGATTTTCCCGGCATTTGGCAGCACTTCACCATCCCGGTGAACAAGCTGGACGAAGACGTCTTCGAGGACGGCCTGGGGTTCGACGGCTCGAGTATTCGTGGTTGGCAAGCGATCAACGAGAGCGACATGATCCTGGTGCCGCAGCCCGAGACGGCGGTGCTGGATCCTTTCACGACGTTGCCCACGATCTCGATGATCTGCAACATTCAGGATCCGATCACGCGCGAAGACTACTCGCGCGATCCGCGCAACGTAGCTCGCAAGGCTGTCAATTACCTGAAGAGCACCGGCATCGCGGACACGTGCTACATCGGCCCCGAGGCTGAGTTCTTCGTCTTCGACGACGTGCGTTTCGACGCCCGCGCCAACGAAGCCTACTACCACCTGGACAGCATCGAAGGCGAATGGAACCGCGGCCGCGTCGAGAATCCGAACCTGGGCTACAAGCTGCGTCACAAAGAGGGATACTTCCCGGTCCCTCCGGCGGATCAATTGATGAACGTCCGCAACGAGATGATGCAGACGATGATCGACTGCGGCATGGACGTCGAGGCCCAACACCACGAAGTAGCCACGGCCGGCCAATGCGAGATCGACCTGCGATTCCAGAGCCTGGTGCGAATGGCCGACCAGATGTGCTTGTATAAGTACATCATCAAGAACGTCGCCAAGAAGTACAACAAGACCGTGACGTTCATGCCCAAGCCCCTGTTTGGCGACAATGGGTCGGGCATGCACACGCATATCTCGTTGTGGAAGGGGAGCGAGCCACTGTTTGCCGGTAGCGGTTACGCGGGCCTGAGCGAGATGGCTCTGTATGCTATCGGCGGCTTGCTGAAGCACGCGCCGGCGATCCTGGCCTTCAGCAATCCCACCACCAACAGCTACAAGCGTTTGGTGCCCGGCTACGAGGCACCAGTCAACCTGGCTTACTCGCAGCGCAATCGGTCGGCCTCGTGCCGCATTCCGATGTATAGCGCCAGCCCCAAGGCCAAACGCGTCGAGTTCCGTTGCCCCGATCCCAGCTGCAATCCTTACCTGGCCTTCTCGGCCATGTTGATGGCCGTGATCGACGGCATTCAAAACAAGATTGCTCCAGGCCAGCCGCTCGACAAGGACATCTACGACCTGTCGCCTGAGGAACTGGCCGAAGTGCCCAAGACGCCCGGCTCGCTGGACGAAGCGCTCGCGGCGCTTAAGGCCGACCACGAGTACTTGCTGCGCGGCGACGTGTTCACCGAGGACGTCATCAGCACCTGGATCAATTACAAAACCGAGAAGGAAGTCGACGCCATGCGGCTGCGTCCCCATCCTTACGAGTTCTGCCTGTACTACGACATCTAA
- a CDS encoding MMPL family transporter, whose product MYNRLGEFVARHWLAIIVVWAALVPTVRWIAPAWDAVTNDGDLAYLPARMTTVRAEHLMEQAFPHNRAKSQFVVVFERESGLTPQDRATVEHVAAWFSGENDHELPVISVVTPKSEVVGRRLVSPDGKAALVMVNLGREFMTFANIASLEHIEKKLDDVRQESDFPAGLEMGISGSAAIGGDMLAAAEDSIRNIELATVILVVVILLVVYRAPLLTIIPLAAIMISVVIAMGLVALLSQLGTVPGFEWCHYKIFKTTKIFVVVVLFGSGTDYCLFLIARYREELERGLDHHRAVAAAVSHTGEAVVASALTAIVGLGMMFFADFGKFSNSGPTIAISLFVTLLACLTLAPAVLRATGRLVFWPSDVQALPAARRDHDGRAIESGFWSWLSGLIMARPATILIVSIAALAPLAWVGYRDVTISYNLVRELPSDRASVIGTAMVRRHFPAGETGPITLLANQQNGAFNTPEGERNIALLTRFLYDIDGVESVRSITEPLGDEPGSASTPLTAAGRRKLAARKHPRSQALYLTQEPDLAGQVTRLDIVTRYEPFSREAANLVETINGQMLEFSRDETSPWHGAEFDFSGPTAGTRDLRAVTDSDQQLIQRLVCLAVYCVLIVIVRRPLISIYLVLSVLFTYYVTMGATELIFRWAYVDFDGLDWKVPLFLFVILVAIGEDYNIYLITRVIEEQRQRGLLGGLRAAVVRTGGIITSCGVIMAGSFISMITGTLRGIVELGFALSLGVLLDTIVVRPILVPAFLALWWRRDRAKASDVSPRERSPRAVASTNGHNGAHASESAPVSTGDSNSR is encoded by the coding sequence ATGTACAACCGACTTGGCGAGTTCGTGGCGCGACACTGGTTGGCGATCATCGTCGTCTGGGCCGCACTCGTTCCCACGGTTCGCTGGATTGCGCCGGCTTGGGACGCGGTGACCAACGACGGCGATCTGGCCTATTTGCCGGCGCGCATGACGACTGTGCGCGCCGAGCACTTGATGGAACAGGCCTTTCCGCACAATCGTGCGAAGAGTCAATTCGTGGTCGTCTTCGAGCGCGAGAGCGGGCTCACGCCGCAAGATCGCGCCACGGTCGAACACGTGGCCGCCTGGTTCTCGGGCGAGAACGATCACGAGCTGCCGGTCATCAGCGTCGTCACGCCCAAGAGTGAAGTCGTGGGGCGCCGACTTGTCAGCCCTGACGGTAAGGCGGCGCTCGTGATGGTGAATCTCGGGCGCGAGTTCATGACCTTCGCCAATATCGCCAGCCTGGAACACATCGAAAAGAAGCTGGACGACGTTCGCCAGGAGTCCGATTTTCCCGCCGGTTTGGAGATGGGCATATCGGGCTCGGCAGCGATTGGCGGCGACATGCTGGCCGCAGCCGAAGACAGCATCCGCAATATTGAACTGGCGACCGTTATCCTGGTGGTTGTGATCCTCTTGGTGGTTTATCGGGCGCCGCTGCTGACGATCATCCCCTTGGCCGCGATCATGATCTCGGTCGTGATCGCGATGGGATTGGTCGCGCTGTTGTCGCAACTTGGCACCGTGCCCGGCTTCGAGTGGTGCCATTACAAGATCTTCAAGACGACGAAGATTTTCGTCGTCGTGGTGCTGTTCGGTTCGGGGACTGACTACTGCCTGTTTCTCATTGCGCGCTATCGGGAAGAGCTCGAGCGCGGACTGGACCATCATCGTGCCGTGGCCGCGGCGGTGTCGCATACGGGCGAGGCCGTGGTCGCGAGCGCCCTGACGGCGATCGTCGGGCTGGGAATGATGTTCTTTGCCGATTTCGGCAAGTTCTCGAATAGCGGGCCGACGATTGCGATATCTCTCTTCGTGACGCTGCTGGCCTGCCTGACGCTGGCGCCCGCGGTGTTGCGTGCGACGGGGCGACTGGTGTTTTGGCCGTCTGACGTCCAGGCTTTGCCCGCGGCACGCCGCGATCATGATGGCCGGGCGATCGAAAGCGGCTTTTGGAGTTGGCTGAGCGGCCTGATCATGGCGCGGCCTGCGACGATCCTGATCGTCAGCATCGCGGCGCTCGCTCCCTTGGCCTGGGTCGGCTACCGCGACGTGACGATCAGCTACAACCTGGTGCGCGAGTTGCCGAGCGATCGCGCCAGTGTCATCGGCACCGCGATGGTGCGCCGGCACTTCCCGGCCGGCGAGACCGGTCCGATCACGTTGCTGGCGAATCAACAGAACGGCGCCTTTAACACGCCCGAAGGCGAGCGCAACATCGCGCTGCTGACCCGCTTTCTGTATGACATCGACGGCGTGGAAAGCGTGCGCAGCATCACCGAACCGCTGGGAGACGAGCCGGGTTCGGCCAGCACTCCGCTCACGGCCGCCGGGCGACGCAAGCTCGCGGCCCGCAAACATCCGCGCAGCCAGGCGTTGTATCTGACGCAGGAGCCGGACCTCGCGGGACAGGTGACGCGGCTGGATATCGTGACGCGCTACGAACCGTTCTCGCGCGAAGCCGCGAATCTGGTCGAAACGATCAACGGACAGATGCTGGAGTTCTCGCGCGACGAGACGAGCCCTTGGCATGGAGCGGAGTTCGATTTCTCGGGCCCTACGGCCGGCACGCGCGACCTGCGTGCCGTTACCGATTCGGACCAGCAATTAATCCAGCGTCTGGTCTGCCTGGCCGTGTATTGCGTGCTGATCGTGATTGTGCGGCGTCCGTTGATCTCGATCTATCTCGTCCTCTCGGTGCTGTTCACTTATTACGTGACGATGGGGGCGACGGAATTGATCTTCCGCTGGGCCTATGTCGACTTTGATGGCCTGGACTGGAAGGTGCCGCTGTTTTTGTTCGTGATCCTGGTGGCGATCGGCGAGGATTACAATATTTACCTGATCACGCGCGTGATCGAAGAGCAGCGCCAGCGCGGCCTGCTGGGCGGCCTGCGCGCGGCCGTGGTCCGCACCGGCGGGATCATCACCAGTTGCGGCGTCATCATGGCCGGCAGCTTCATCTCGATGATCACTGGAACGCTGCGCGGGATCGTCGAACTCGGTTTCGCCCTGTCGCTGGGCGTCTTGCTCGACACGATCGTCGTAAGGCCGATTCTGGTTCCCGCCTTTCTGGCCCTGTGGTGGCGGCGTGATCGTGCCAAGGCGTCGGACGTCTCGCCTCGCGAGCGCAGCCCTCGCGCGGTCGCCTCGACCAACGGTCATAATGGCGCGCATGCGAGTGAGTCCGCGCCCGTAAGTACGGGCGACTCTAATTCTCGCTAA
- a CDS encoding class I SAM-dependent methyltransferase produces MPSLTAELGRAVNNAHRSIVRASWRLGRGVRVPHRNDFPYLLNYFGLAGEGVEVGTCRGTYAHRLLSGWNGKMLHCVDPWRDFTAESSYVDRDNVTQAEQDQRYAETQRRLARFRGRHHLHRLTSLEGSTLFGNRELDFVYIDAQHHYEAVCEDLACWAPKVRPGGFLAGHDYIDQLRVEGQYGVKCAVDEWAAERGLPVWISEEPDFPSWFVHLPG; encoded by the coding sequence ATGCCCAGCCTGACTGCTGAATTGGGGCGCGCGGTAAACAATGCTCACCGCAGCATCGTGCGCGCTAGCTGGCGTCTCGGACGCGGGGTACGCGTTCCGCACCGCAACGACTTTCCTTACTTGCTCAATTACTTCGGCCTTGCTGGCGAAGGGGTTGAAGTCGGCACTTGCCGAGGAACGTACGCGCACCGGCTATTGAGCGGCTGGAACGGAAAAATGCTGCATTGCGTCGACCCGTGGCGAGATTTCACGGCCGAGAGCAGTTACGTCGATCGGGACAATGTCACGCAGGCCGAGCAAGATCAGCGGTACGCCGAGACGCAACGTCGGTTGGCGCGTTTCCGCGGCCGTCACCATCTGCATCGACTGACGTCTCTTGAAGGTTCGACGTTGTTCGGCAATCGTGAACTCGACTTCGTCTATATCGACGCCCAGCATCATTACGAAGCGGTCTGCGAAGACCTGGCGTGCTGGGCGCCCAAGGTACGCCCAGGCGGCTTCCTGGCCGGCCATGATTACATCGATCAACTGCGCGTCGAGGGACAGTACGGTGTAAAGTGCGCCGTTGACGAGTGGGCGGCCGAGCGCGGCCTGCCCGTATGGATCTCCGAAGAGCCGGACTTTCCTTCCTGGTTCGTTCACCTGCCCGGCTAA